The Blautia hydrogenotrophica DSM 10507 genome window below encodes:
- a CDS encoding Rrf2 family transcriptional regulator, translated as MRLNTKYSIALHCLVFLAEYGDQMKVTSEVLARSTGCNPVIIRNILGALQRENFVTIARGVGGAHLNTDPKKLTVWQVYQAVEPEGLEHFMNLHPHPSGKCPVGRRIAEVLSHPYQQIEEAIQQTMENITLQQLLDCYHDNDDIHFDYEPDKDELES; from the coding sequence ATGCGGCTCAACACAAAATATTCCATTGCCTTGCATTGTCTTGTATTTCTCGCAGAATACGGAGACCAGATGAAAGTCACCAGTGAAGTGCTCGCCAGAAGCACCGGGTGTAATCCGGTCATCATCCGCAACATTCTGGGAGCTTTGCAGAGAGAAAATTTCGTCACCATTGCTCGTGGCGTCGGCGGTGCACACTTAAACACTGACCCAAAGAAACTCACTGTCTGGCAGGTCTACCAGGCTGTGGAACCGGAGGGGCTGGAACATTTTATGAACCTGCATCCCCACCCTTCTGGAAAATGCCCGGTAGGACGTCGGATTGCGGAGGTACTCTCTCACCCGTATCAGCAGATCGAGGAAGCCATACAGCAGACCATGGAGAACATCACTCTCCAACAGCTTCTGGACTGTTACCATGACAACGACGACATCCATTTCGACTATGAACCTGACAAAGACGAACTGGAATCTTAG
- a CDS encoding HAD family hydrolase, which translates to MQKAIFMDYYGTVAHELGPIAQKVVKRIYETGTAASMEAILGFWWKIFRERLSLANGEKFRSQHDVAMECFCHITEHFQSTEDPRELLAQMEEHWRTTDIYPDVPGFLEEVRLPVYFVTNCDDDYVLANIQKHRLHPAGIITSEQAKFSKPRKEIFLYALEKTGLSHEEVIHIGDSISGDVKCPTSVGIQAIWLNREHREVPEGVSSASGLQEILPMLSQR; encoded by the coding sequence ATGCAAAAAGCAATTTTTATGGATTACTATGGAACCGTCGCCCATGAACTAGGCCCCATCGCCCAAAAGGTCGTCAAGAGAATCTATGAGACCGGCACTGCCGCCTCCATGGAAGCCATTCTCGGCTTCTGGTGGAAAATCTTCCGGGAACGGCTCAGCCTTGCCAACGGTGAAAAATTCCGCTCTCAACACGACGTGGCCATGGAATGCTTTTGTCACATCACAGAACACTTTCAGAGCACCGAAGACCCCAGAGAGCTTCTGGCACAGATGGAGGAACACTGGCGCACCACCGATATCTACCCGGATGTCCCCGGATTTCTAGAAGAGGTCCGGCTGCCTGTGTACTTTGTGACAAACTGTGATGATGACTACGTGCTCGCCAATATCCAAAAACACCGCCTTCACCCAGCTGGAATCATCACCAGCGAGCAGGCGAAATTTTCCAAACCCCGGAAAGAAATTTTCCTGTACGCACTGGAAAAGACCGGACTCTCCCACGAGGAAGTCATCCACATCGGAGATTCCATCTCTGGTGACGTAAAATGCCCTACTTCTGTGGGAATCCAGGCAATCTGGCTCAACCGGGAGCATAGAGAGGTCCCGGAGGGAGTTTCTAGTGCCTCCGGCTTGCAGGAAATTCTGCCTATGCTCTCTCAGAGATAA
- a CDS encoding DUF362 domain-containing protein has product MVYGTRAYEDALLELNDVITDCGFQIVASGAFVAQHSMAPQVGSGRPDGADKEELRAFAGRVLKKVENGQAGKVEVPGNRPYKPQMQMPATPICLPSCTRCGTCAAICPTEAVRVCEDFVQTKAEKCILCMACTAACPENARVLPAPLQETMEQKLGALKDVRRENEVFL; this is encoded by the coding sequence GTGGTATATGGAACGAGGGCCTATGAGGATGCACTGTTAGAGCTAAATGATGTGATTACAGACTGCGGTTTTCAGATCGTCGCCTCCGGAGCGTTTGTGGCACAACACTCTATGGCACCGCAAGTCGGCTCGGGAAGGCCGGATGGAGCGGACAAAGAAGAACTGAGAGCGTTTGCCGGAAGAGTTTTGAAAAAAGTTGAGAATGGACAGGCAGGGAAAGTGGAAGTTCCCGGCAACCGACCCTATAAGCCACAGATGCAGATGCCGGCGACACCCATCTGTCTGCCATCCTGTACGAGATGCGGAACCTGCGCTGCCATTTGTCCTACAGAGGCAGTTAGGGTCTGCGAGGATTTTGTTCAGACCAAAGCAGAAAAATGTATCCTGTGTATGGCCTGTACAGCGGCCTGCCCCGAAAATGCCAGGGTACTGCCGGCACCTTTGCAGGAGACTATGGAGCAGAAGCTTGGTGCACTGAAAGATGTTCGAAGAGAGAATGAAGTTTTTTTGTGA
- a CDS encoding MATE family efflux transporter, with protein sequence MEQNNTFMKTRPIFPLLMSMSIPMMLSMLIQSLYNIVDSIYVSRLGTDALTAVSLAYPLQNVVVSVSVGIGVGITSAISIHLGAGNQEKANRSATIGLALAFFHCLLFLLAGIFVTKPFLKLFTNDVQILADACDYTYIVLCLSFGALLQVTMEKIFQGIGEMKLTMYLLSSGCIINIILDPILIFGFLGFPALGVKGAAIATVIGQICAFLLYIVVYRKKKLSIRIHPRYLCFDKQIILQIYGVGIPSSIMMTLPSILISVLNRILASFSSVYVAVLGVYFKLQTFIYMPANGIVQGLRPIIGYNYGAGETKRVKSAIRYSLLAAATLMLLGTLLSLLIPTQIFSLFDADEELMSAGVTALRIICLGFLISTIGIIYSGTFEALGKGKHSLIISLLRQFLITIPCGFILSRFFGPVGVWISFPVGELCASVAAFFLLRHFKKGIYSPF encoded by the coding sequence ATGGAACAGAACAACACCTTCATGAAGACAAGGCCTATTTTCCCCCTACTGATGTCCATGTCCATCCCCATGATGCTGTCCATGCTAATTCAATCTTTATATAACATCGTAGACAGCATCTATGTCTCAAGACTAGGAACGGACGCTCTAACGGCGGTCTCTCTGGCTTATCCCCTGCAAAACGTCGTCGTCTCTGTCTCTGTGGGAATCGGCGTCGGCATCACCTCCGCCATCTCCATCCATCTGGGTGCCGGAAATCAGGAAAAGGCCAACCGTTCGGCCACCATCGGTCTGGCTTTAGCTTTCTTCCATTGTCTGCTGTTTTTGCTGGCTGGCATTTTCGTCACGAAACCGTTCCTGAAGCTGTTCACCAACGACGTGCAGATTCTGGCAGATGCCTGTGACTACACTTACATTGTACTCTGCCTGTCTTTCGGCGCTCTCCTCCAGGTGACTATGGAAAAAATTTTCCAGGGTATCGGCGAGATGAAGCTGACTATGTACCTGCTGTCCTCCGGTTGTATCATCAACATCATCCTAGACCCCATTTTGATCTTCGGTTTTCTGGGCTTCCCTGCTCTTGGCGTCAAGGGTGCTGCCATTGCCACAGTCATCGGACAGATCTGTGCGTTTTTGCTGTATATCGTTGTATACCGCAAGAAAAAATTATCCATCCGTATCCATCCGAGATACCTGTGTTTCGATAAGCAAATTATTTTACAGATATACGGAGTGGGAATCCCCTCTAGCATTATGATGACGTTGCCTTCAATTTTGATCAGTGTGCTGAACCGGATTCTAGCCTCCTTCTCTAGTGTCTATGTAGCTGTGCTGGGTGTCTATTTTAAACTTCAGACCTTTATCTACATGCCTGCCAACGGTATCGTCCAGGGACTGCGCCCCATCATCGGCTACAATTACGGCGCGGGTGAGACCAAGCGTGTAAAAAGTGCAATTCGCTACAGTCTTTTGGCTGCGGCCACCCTCATGTTGCTAGGAACGCTCCTGTCACTGCTCATTCCTACACAGATTTTCTCTCTGTTTGACGCAGATGAGGAACTCATGAGTGCCGGGGTAACTGCCTTGCGAATTATCTGCCTAGGGTTCCTGATCTCCACCATCGGCATCATATACTCCGGAACTTTTGAGGCTCTGGGAAAAGGAAAGCATTCGCTAATTATCTCACTGCTGAGACAGTTTTTAATTACCATCCCTTGCGGCTTTATCCTATCCCGATTTTTCGGACCAGTCGGCGTGTGGATCTCCTTCCCAGTGGGAGAGCTCTGCGCTTCCGTCGCCGCTTTCTTTCTTCTCAGGCACTTTAAAAAAGGCATCTACTCTCCTTTTTAA
- a CDS encoding flavodoxin family protein, with product MKIGIVYVSKTGNTEVAAEFIEDGILGKYPFIQVRTMDIREGEVDVEFLKECEAVIFGSPVYFTSMSWELKRWFDNSFRVNLQGKLGAAFVTAQSLTGGTDTAIMEMIRHMLVKGMLVYSGMSGKNRNHFQIGAMGMGKNLEASREELEAFGADVAEKTIEISRK from the coding sequence ATGAAGATAGGAATTGTGTATGTCAGCAAGACAGGAAACACGGAGGTGGCCGCGGAGTTTATCGAGGACGGAATTCTAGGTAAATATCCGTTTATTCAGGTGCGGACGATGGATATCCGTGAAGGGGAAGTGGATGTAGAATTTCTAAAGGAGTGTGAGGCGGTTATCTTCGGTTCGCCGGTGTATTTTACCAGCATGAGCTGGGAACTGAAACGTTGGTTTGATAACAGTTTCCGTGTGAATTTACAAGGAAAGCTGGGAGCTGCGTTTGTAACGGCTCAGTCTTTGACAGGTGGAACTGATACAGCCATCATGGAGATGATACGCCATATGCTAGTGAAAGGAATGCTGGTCTATTCTGGTATGTCCGGAAAAAACCGGAATCACTTTCAGATCGGAGCAATGGGAATGGGTAAAAACCTAGAGGCATCCCGGGAAGAACTGGAAGCTTTCGGTGCGGATGTGGCTGAGAAGACCATTGAAATTTCCAGAAAATAA